The Virgibacillus sp. MSP4-1 genome has a segment encoding these proteins:
- the upp gene encoding uracil phosphoribosyltransferase, translating into MGKVYVFDHPLIQHKLTFIRDKSTGTKEFRELVDEVATLMAFEITRDLPLQEVTIDTPVEEATSKVLAGKKLGLIPILRAGLGMTDGILKLIPAAKVGHVGLYRDPKTLQPVEYYVKLPSDIEERELIVIDPMLATGGSAIEAIHSLKKRGAKQIRLMCLIAAPEGVEAVKEAHPDIDIYLAALDEKLNEKGYIIPGLGDAGDRLYGTK; encoded by the coding sequence ATGGGAAAAGTGTACGTATTTGACCATCCATTGATTCAGCACAAATTAACATTTATTCGTGATAAAAGTACGGGAACAAAAGAATTTAGAGAGCTTGTTGATGAGGTTGCCACGCTGATGGCTTTTGAAATCACACGGGATCTCCCCCTGCAGGAGGTCACCATTGACACCCCTGTGGAGGAGGCAACATCAAAAGTGTTAGCGGGTAAGAAGCTAGGACTTATTCCGATTTTACGTGCAGGTTTAGGCATGACCGATGGAATTTTAAAGCTGATTCCAGCCGCTAAAGTTGGACATGTTGGCTTATATCGTGATCCGAAAACACTCCAGCCTGTGGAATATTATGTGAAATTACCATCTGACATTGAAGAGCGCGAACTGATTGTCATTGATCCAATGCTTGCGACAGGTGGTTCAGCGATTGAAGCGATTCATTCCCTGAAAAAACGCGGCGCAAAGCAGATCCGTCTCATGTGTCTGATCGCAGCACCAGAAGGCGTTGAGGCCGTAAAAGAAGCACATCCGGATATTGATATTTACCTGGCTGCACTTGATGAAAAGCTGAATGAAAAAGGCTACATAATTCCGGGTCTTGGGGATGCCGGAGACCGCTTATACGGCACGAAGTAA
- a CDS encoding TIGR01440 family protein, protein MTDLQTEIKSHLKELVDDWCKGEHLQPGQLFVLGCSTSEVAGERIGTSGSEEIASVIFQEMQRLQKETGAHLAFQCCEHLNRSLVVERAAMEKYAFTEVSAVPVPKAGGSMAAYAYRHMEQPVLVESITAHAGMDIGDTFIGMHLKPVAVPVRLSRKNLGEAHVTAAYTRPKLIGGERAVYSLPRINWP, encoded by the coding sequence ATGACTGATTTACAGACAGAAATCAAAAGTCATCTCAAGGAACTGGTGGACGATTGGTGCAAAGGTGAGCATTTACAGCCAGGTCAGCTGTTTGTCCTCGGCTGTTCGACCAGTGAAGTTGCCGGGGAAAGAATCGGGACCTCAGGCAGTGAAGAGATTGCCAGCGTTATTTTTCAGGAAATGCAGAGGCTGCAAAAAGAGACCGGTGCCCACCTGGCGTTTCAATGCTGTGAACATTTAAATCGTTCTCTTGTGGTCGAGCGAGCGGCGATGGAAAAATACGCATTCACAGAAGTCTCTGCCGTACCTGTACCAAAGGCAGGTGGATCGATGGCAGCCTATGCGTATCGGCATATGGAGCAGCCTGTACTGGTCGAATCCATCACGGCCCATGCAGGAATGGATATTGGGGATACGTTTATAGGTATGCACTTAAAGCCTGTAGCTGTCCCGGTCCGGTTAAGCCGAAAAAACCTTGGGGAAGCCCATGTGACAGCCGCCTATACCCGTCCAAAACTAATCGGAGGCGAGCGGGCCGTTTATTCTTTACCACGAATTAACTGGCCGTAA
- the rpiB gene encoding ribose 5-phosphate isomerase B, with the protein MKIVLASDHGGVNLRQEIAGLLQEMNIAYDDMGCDCEGSVDYPDYGIPAAEKVAAGDYDLGILICGTGIGMTISANKVKGIRCALVHDVFSAKMTKAHNNANVIAMGERVIGPGLAKEIVKAWLETEFEGGRHENRIGKITEYENK; encoded by the coding sequence ATGAAAATTGTACTCGCATCCGATCACGGTGGTGTCAATCTAAGGCAGGAAATTGCAGGACTTTTACAGGAAATGAATATAGCGTATGACGATATGGGCTGTGACTGTGAAGGCTCCGTTGATTATCCTGACTACGGAATCCCGGCCGCGGAAAAGGTTGCAGCTGGAGATTATGATTTAGGGATTTTGATTTGCGGAACAGGTATCGGTATGACTATCTCTGCCAACAAAGTAAAAGGGATCCGCTGTGCCCTCGTTCACGATGTGTTCAGTGCGAAAATGACTAAGGCGCACAACAATGCCAACGTGATTGCCATGGGAGAGCGTGTCATTGGACCTGGATTGGCAAAAGAGATCGTAAAAGCATGGCTGGAGACCGAATTTGAAGGCGGCCGCCATGAAAACCGCATCGGTAAAATCACGGAATACGAGAATAAGTAA
- a CDS encoding S8 family serine peptidase: MNFKAITHTTIILFIVTATIFKPTIPLKKVSALGEEVSVIVEVEGDPYKWKDYIEDYHPFVEVVHVYDTLLNALAIKGEAKDVYDIDKEDFIQHVFPAKTYKVPQPSWQSNQQTKKDNQSDRSEAEKASESPAKQNQSPQNADAIEPPDRPVDSEYTGEGVKVGVIDTGIAYEHPDLKSNYHGGYDVVEFDEDPMETLPAQGPPTLHGSHVSGIIAANGEMKGVAPDADIYAYRALGPGGVGSSVGIIAAIERAVEDGMDIINLSLGSTVNSPDWPTSMAVNRAIDQGVAVVIANGNSGPENWTVSSPATSVKALSVGASITEMKIPYVTAPLDDKAIGLTPMMGAPEWNLQKPYKLVDGGLGKEPVEDAEGKIVLFERGDIPFTEKVQQAEEAGAVAAIIYNNEKGKLEGGLTVPPSIPVAAVSKKQGKWLLEKAEKDLWLRTSYKHMEDKLASFSSKGPVVANWDIKPEVLAPGVNIASTVPGGYQELQGTSMAAPFVTGVLALIKEAHPDWSPERMKAAVLSTATPFKNEQGDLYAPIAQGMGEIQPEQSINPEVLIHGSRLTFGKVTKRNETKTVTMMIENRSDQKKKFRFEIPDDSDGVTWEVPQTFYLNPGEKKKISINLRVHSGNLQKGLHQGWLTLYNENKSRKLPYLFVNQTADYPKIDGLELSVSPFEQNQLKYRMYLPDGAEELTVDLYDPETLRYIKTIVQKKDVEAGMIDGVIPRKEVGEDQYLALVKVLNGQKYSSIVTDFQLLQHPS, from the coding sequence ATGAACTTTAAAGCCATCACTCATACGACCATCATTCTTTTCATCGTCACAGCAACCATATTCAAGCCAACAATTCCCCTGAAAAAGGTCTCCGCTCTGGGGGAGGAGGTTTCTGTTATTGTTGAAGTGGAGGGGGATCCTTATAAATGGAAGGATTACATAGAAGACTATCATCCATTTGTGGAAGTTGTACATGTGTATGATACGCTGCTTAACGCCCTGGCGATTAAAGGGGAAGCGAAAGATGTTTATGATATTGACAAGGAAGATTTTATCCAGCATGTGTTTCCGGCAAAGACCTATAAAGTACCCCAGCCGTCATGGCAATCCAATCAGCAGACAAAGAAAGACAATCAGTCAGACCGTTCTGAAGCAGAAAAAGCTTCCGAATCACCTGCAAAACAAAACCAAAGTCCGCAAAACGCTGATGCCATAGAGCCCCCTGACCGCCCAGTAGATTCCGAATATACCGGGGAAGGCGTTAAGGTTGGCGTAATCGATACCGGCATCGCCTATGAACATCCGGATTTAAAGTCCAATTATCACGGCGGCTATGACGTTGTGGAATTTGATGAGGACCCGATGGAAACCCTCCCAGCTCAGGGTCCGCCGACATTACACGGCTCCCATGTGTCGGGGATCATTGCCGCTAATGGAGAGATGAAAGGTGTGGCGCCGGATGCGGACATCTATGCCTACCGCGCGCTCGGCCCTGGTGGTGTGGGTTCGTCCGTGGGAATCATTGCGGCTATAGAACGGGCGGTAGAAGATGGGATGGATATCATTAATCTGTCTCTTGGAAGCACCGTGAATAGTCCGGACTGGCCGACAAGTATGGCGGTGAACCGAGCGATTGATCAAGGGGTGGCGGTAGTGATTGCCAACGGAAACTCCGGCCCGGAAAACTGGACCGTCTCCTCGCCTGCCACATCCGTCAAGGCTCTTTCTGTAGGGGCATCGATTACAGAAATGAAAATACCTTATGTAACGGCGCCCCTGGATGACAAAGCAATTGGCTTAACCCCAATGATGGGTGCGCCGGAATGGAATCTTCAGAAGCCCTATAAATTGGTGGATGGAGGCTTAGGTAAAGAGCCTGTTGAAGATGCGGAAGGAAAAATTGTGCTCTTTGAACGAGGCGATATTCCCTTTACGGAAAAAGTACAGCAGGCAGAAGAAGCAGGGGCTGTCGCAGCGATTATTTATAATAATGAAAAAGGTAAGCTTGAGGGTGGATTGACCGTACCGCCATCGATTCCGGTTGCTGCCGTTTCAAAAAAGCAAGGGAAATGGCTGCTGGAAAAGGCGGAGAAAGATTTGTGGCTCCGTACCTCCTACAAGCATATGGAGGATAAGCTGGCCTCCTTCAGTTCCAAGGGTCCGGTTGTCGCCAATTGGGATATTAAACCGGAAGTGCTCGCTCCAGGAGTAAACATTGCAAGTACAGTTCCAGGGGGGTATCAGGAACTGCAGGGGACGAGTATGGCGGCGCCGTTTGTTACCGGGGTTCTTGCCCTGATTAAAGAGGCCCACCCGGATTGGAGTCCGGAAAGAATGAAGGCTGCCGTTCTATCAACCGCAACGCCTTTCAAGAACGAGCAAGGTGACTTATATGCTCCTATTGCACAGGGGATGGGGGAAATTCAACCTGAACAAAGCATAAACCCTGAAGTTCTTATCCATGGTAGCCGGCTTACATTTGGAAAAGTTACAAAACGAAACGAAACGAAAACGGTAACTATGATGATTGAAAATAGATCCGATCAAAAGAAAAAATTCCGATTTGAGATTCCGGATGATTCAGATGGAGTTACGTGGGAGGTTCCGCAGACCTTTTATCTGAATCCAGGTGAGAAAAAGAAAATCAGTATAAATCTCCGGGTACATTCTGGAAATTTACAAAAAGGACTGCATCAGGGCTGGCTGACCCTATATAATGAAAACAAATCCAGAAAGCTGCCTTACTTATTTGTTAATCAAACGGCCGACTATCCCAAAATTGACGGGTTGGAGCTGTCGGTCTCACCATTTGAGCAAAATCAGCTTAAATACCGGATGTATCTGCCTGATGGTGCAGAAGAGTTAACGGTTGATCTTTATGATCCGGAAACTCTGCGCTATATAAAAACCATCGTTCAGAAAAAAGATGTAGAAGCGGGCATGATCGACGGGGTTATCCCGAGAAAAGAAGTTGGGGAAGACCAATATCTTGCGCTTGTCAAGGTGTTAAACGGCCAAAAATACAGTTCAATTGTGACAGATTTTCAACTTTTACAACACCCATCTTAA
- a CDS encoding F0F1 ATP synthase subunit B, translating to MLDTSVLVLNASGFSFNGGDIIVSLLTFTILLYLLKKFAWGPLMNVMKEREDHIASEIDTAEQNRQEAERLAAEAKENIKSTRQDAQKIIEDAKQTAKEQEQSIISAARSEADRMKETARQEIEQEKDKAITALQDQVASLSVRIASKVIEKELSEKDQEELINEYLKEVGDNDE from the coding sequence GTGTTAGATACAAGCGTTCTCGTATTAAACGCTAGTGGGTTCAGCTTTAATGGTGGAGATATTATTGTTTCCTTGCTAACGTTCACTATTCTGCTATATCTTTTGAAGAAATTTGCATGGGGTCCATTAATGAACGTAATGAAAGAGCGTGAGGATCATATTGCAAGTGAAATCGATACAGCAGAACAAAATCGCCAGGAAGCAGAGCGCTTAGCAGCTGAAGCTAAAGAAAACATTAAGAGCACCAGACAGGATGCTCAGAAGATCATTGAAGATGCTAAGCAAACGGCGAAGGAACAGGAACAATCCATTATTAGTGCTGCTCGCAGTGAAGCAGACCGTATGAAAGAAACCGCTCGTCAGGAAATCGAGCAGGAGAAAGATAAAGCTATTACAGCCCTTCAGGATCAAGTGGCTTCCTTGTCCGTAAGAATTGCAAGCAAGGTTATAGAAAAAGAGCTTTCTGAGAAGGATCAGGAGGAGCTTATCAATGAATATTTAAAAGAGGTAGGAGATAACGATGAGTGA
- the wecB gene encoding non-hydrolyzing UDP-N-acetylglucosamine 2-epimerase, translated as MNRRLRVMTIFGTRPEAIKMAPLVLELKKRNKQFEPIVTVTAQHREMLDQVLGLFGIEPDFDLNIMKQRQTLAEITTRALEGLDQVMKETEPDMVLVHGDTTTTFTASLAAYYNQIPVGHVEAGLRTWNKYSPFPEEMNRQLTGVMADLHFAPTLQAEQNLLQEGKKQQQIFVTGNTAIDALKTTVRPDYKHEGLKKAEGRRLVLVTAHRRENLGGKMEQMFRSIKRLTDKHEDIQVIYPVHLNPVVQQTAKEILGDHDRIDLIEPLEVLDFHNFAAKSHLILTDSGGVQEEAPSLGVPVLVLRDTTERPEGVEAGTLKLAGTEEEAIFTMADELLSDETAHARMARASNPYGDGQASGRIADAILSHFGEQ; from the coding sequence GTGAACAGGCGCCTTCGAGTAATGACGATTTTTGGAACCAGACCTGAAGCGATCAAAATGGCACCCTTGGTTTTAGAATTAAAAAAGCGCAACAAACAGTTCGAACCGATCGTAACCGTTACTGCCCAGCACCGGGAAATGCTGGATCAGGTCCTGGGCCTTTTCGGAATTGAACCAGATTTTGATTTAAATATTATGAAACAGCGGCAGACCCTGGCTGAAATCACTACGAGGGCTCTTGAAGGTCTCGATCAAGTGATGAAGGAAACCGAGCCTGACATGGTTTTGGTCCATGGGGATACGACGACCACCTTCACAGCAAGCCTGGCCGCCTATTATAATCAGATTCCGGTTGGTCATGTGGAGGCTGGCCTGCGCACCTGGAATAAATATTCTCCTTTCCCGGAAGAAATGAACCGTCAGCTGACAGGGGTTATGGCTGATCTGCATTTTGCCCCGACCCTTCAGGCTGAGCAAAACCTGCTTCAGGAAGGAAAAAAGCAGCAACAGATTTTCGTCACAGGCAATACAGCCATCGATGCTTTAAAAACAACGGTCCGCCCTGATTATAAACACGAGGGATTAAAAAAGGCGGAAGGAAGGCGACTGGTACTGGTGACCGCCCATCGCCGGGAAAATTTAGGTGGCAAAATGGAGCAGATGTTTCGTTCAATCAAACGTTTGACCGACAAGCATGAGGATATCCAGGTCATCTATCCTGTGCATCTGAATCCCGTCGTACAGCAGACAGCAAAGGAAATTCTGGGAGATCATGACCGCATTGACCTCATCGAACCCCTTGAGGTCCTGGATTTTCATAACTTTGCCGCCAAAAGTCACCTGATCCTGACCGATTCAGGAGGAGTCCAGGAGGAAGCACCATCCCTCGGTGTACCGGTCCTCGTTCTCAGGGACACAACCGAAAGACCTGAAGGCGTGGAAGCCGGCACATTGAAACTCGCAGGCACAGAGGAAGAGGCGATTTTCACCATGGCCGATGAACTGCTTTCGGATGAAACAGCCCATGCCCGGATGGCCCGCGCCTCCAATCCATATGGCGACGGACAGGCCTCCGGAAGAATCGCAGACGCTATATTATCCCACTTTGGTGAGCAATGA
- the atpE gene encoding F0F1 ATP synthase subunit C gives MSALAAAIAVGLAALGAGVGNGLIVSRTVEGIARQPELRGALQTTMFIGVALVEALPIIAVVIAFMVM, from the coding sequence ATGTCAGCATTAGCAGCCGCAATTGCAGTAGGTTTAGCCGCACTAGGTGCAGGTGTCGGTAACGGTCTTATCGTAAGTCGTACAGTAGAGGGAATCGCACGTCAGCCAGAACTCCGCGGTGCCCTTCAAACAACCATGTTCATCGGTGTAGCATTGGTAGAAGCACTCCCAATCATCGCCGTCGTAATCGCATTTATGGTAATGTAG
- a CDS encoding F0F1 ATP synthase subunit delta, giving the protein MSDSVVANRYAVALFELGQEKSALDQLLTEVQAVQTVFNESQELTTFLSSPSISIEKKKALLKDAFKDVSKELLNTLFIMTERHRETEIPAMTRAFISMTNESRGVAEADVYSVRALSDEEKQSLEKVFAEKLGKNSLHITNIVDPSLIGGVKLKIGNRIYDGTISRKLERIERELVSANK; this is encoded by the coding sequence ATGAGTGATTCAGTTGTTGCCAATCGTTATGCCGTAGCCCTTTTTGAATTGGGACAAGAGAAATCAGCACTCGATCAGCTTTTAACCGAAGTTCAGGCTGTACAGACCGTTTTTAACGAAAGTCAGGAGTTAACAACATTCCTGAGTTCTCCAAGCATTTCTATTGAAAAGAAAAAAGCTCTGCTGAAGGATGCTTTCAAAGATGTTTCAAAGGAATTATTGAACACTTTATTTATTATGACAGAAAGACATCGTGAAACGGAAATACCAGCGATGACAAGAGCCTTCATATCGATGACGAACGAATCACGGGGAGTAGCTGAAGCCGATGTTTATTCCGTTCGTGCATTATCGGATGAAGAAAAGCAGTCATTAGAAAAAGTGTTTGCAGAGAAGCTGGGTAAAAACTCTCTACATATTACCAATATCGTAGACCCATCCCTTATTGGCGGTGTAAAGCTTAAAATTGGGAATCGCATCTATGATGGTACGATAAGTAGAAAGTTAGAGCGTATCGAACGTGAGCTGGTTTCTGCAAACAAATAA
- the atpB gene encoding F0F1 ATP synthase subunit A has protein sequence MDHEAPIYQDLFGISWLDFNLSNVVMMIVAASIVFIIGVLASRNLQQKPTGLQNFMEWLIDFVKGIIGGNMDWKTGKQFLPLGMTLITYIFVSNILGVIMMISINHDLWWKSPTSDPGITLSLSVLVIILTHYYGVKTLGAKEYGKSYIKPLPLMLPFNIIEEFANTLTLGLRLFGNIYAGEILLTLLAGLMTSGALGFIGGIIPMLAWQGFSIFIGVIQAFIFTMLTMVYMSHKVSHDH, from the coding sequence TTGGATCACGAGGCACCGATATACCAGGATTTATTTGGTATCTCATGGCTGGACTTTAACCTTTCCAACGTGGTGATGATGATTGTCGCCGCAAGCATCGTATTCATTATAGGTGTTTTAGCCAGTCGGAATTTACAGCAAAAACCGACCGGGCTGCAGAACTTCATGGAATGGTTAATTGATTTCGTCAAAGGAATTATTGGTGGCAACATGGATTGGAAAACGGGTAAACAGTTCTTACCCCTGGGGATGACGTTGATTACATATATCTTCGTTTCGAATATTTTAGGGGTTATTATGATGATTAGCATCAACCATGACTTATGGTGGAAGTCCCCAACATCTGATCCAGGGATAACATTGTCGCTTTCTGTATTGGTTATTATTCTGACCCATTATTATGGTGTAAAAACATTGGGTGCAAAAGAATATGGGAAGAGCTACATCAAACCACTTCCATTAATGTTACCTTTTAACATTATTGAAGAATTCGCAAATACGTTGACGCTGGGTCTTCGTCTATTTGGTAACATTTATGCAGGGGAAATTCTATTAACTCTGCTTGCAGGACTCATGACCTCTGGAGCACTTGGATTCATTGGTGGTATTATTCCAATGCTGGCTTGGCAAGGCTTCAGTATCTTTATAGGTGTAATCCAGGCATTTATCTTTACGATGTTAACAATGGTCTATATGTCCCACAAAGTGAGTCATGACCATTAA
- a CDS encoding AtpZ/AtpI family protein, translating to MGKDQKPFHAFALTSAIVSYLSGSTLVGIFVGRWIDQKLGTSPIFLIIGLIIGLSAGVYGTINLVNKYTGDN from the coding sequence ATGGGTAAGGATCAAAAGCCTTTTCATGCCTTTGCGTTGACAAGTGCGATTGTTTCCTATTTGTCAGGGAGTACGCTGGTGGGTATTTTTGTCGGCAGGTGGATTGACCAGAAGCTGGGAACATCACCAATTTTTCTGATTATTGGACTTATTATTGGCTTGAGTGCAGGGGTTTATGGCACAATTAACTTAGTCAATAAATATACAGGAGATAACTGA
- the glyA gene encoding serine hydroxymethyltransferase has product MEHLQNVDPEILEAIEKEKKRQQDKIELIASENFVSEAVMEAAGSVMTNKYAEGYPGRRYYGGCEYVDVAENLARDRAKKLFGADHANVQPHSGAQANMAVYFTVLEPGDTVLGMNLNHGGHLTHGSPVNFSGTLYNFVDYGVDEDSEQIDYEAVLAKAKEVQPKLIVAGASAYPREIDFAKFREIADEVGAYLMVDMAHIAGLVATGLHPNPVPHAHFVTTTTHKTLRGPRGGMVLCQEEFAKKLDKSVFPGMQGGPLMHIIAAKAVALKEALEPGFKEYAQQIIDNAKRLGESLTSEGVRVVSGGTDNHLLLLDLRPLELTGKTAEKALDEVGITANKNTIPFDPESPFVTSGIRIGTAAVTTRGFDGEAMDEIAAVIALTLKHTEDEEKLEEAKQRVSALSAKYPLYEE; this is encoded by the coding sequence GTGGAGCATTTACAAAACGTAGATCCGGAAATCTTGGAAGCGATTGAGAAGGAAAAAAAGCGACAGCAGGATAAAATTGAACTGATTGCATCGGAAAATTTTGTCTCCGAAGCCGTGATGGAAGCAGCAGGATCTGTGATGACCAACAAATATGCAGAGGGCTACCCGGGACGCCGCTATTATGGAGGGTGTGAGTATGTCGATGTTGCCGAAAATTTAGCCCGTGACCGCGCGAAGAAGCTGTTCGGTGCGGACCATGCCAACGTACAGCCTCACTCCGGCGCTCAGGCTAATATGGCCGTCTACTTCACGGTCCTTGAACCAGGAGACACCGTGTTAGGGATGAACTTAAACCATGGGGGTCACTTAACGCACGGAAGCCCTGTCAACTTTAGCGGAACTCTATACAACTTTGTGGACTATGGGGTGGATGAGGACAGCGAACAAATTGATTACGAGGCTGTGTTAGCGAAAGCAAAAGAGGTACAGCCAAAGCTTATTGTGGCTGGAGCCAGTGCCTACCCGCGGGAAATCGACTTTGCCAAATTCCGGGAAATTGCCGATGAGGTTGGCGCATACTTAATGGTCGACATGGCCCATATTGCCGGACTTGTCGCCACAGGCCTTCATCCAAATCCGGTTCCACACGCCCATTTTGTCACAACGACGACCCATAAAACTTTACGTGGACCACGGGGCGGAATGGTTCTCTGCCAGGAAGAATTCGCGAAGAAACTGGATAAATCCGTTTTCCCTGGCATGCAGGGCGGACCCCTCATGCATATTATTGCTGCCAAGGCTGTTGCGTTGAAAGAGGCGCTTGAGCCAGGTTTTAAGGAGTATGCACAGCAAATTATTGACAACGCGAAACGTCTGGGTGAATCCCTGACAAGTGAAGGGGTACGTGTCGTTTCTGGGGGAACAGACAACCATTTACTATTGCTCGATCTGCGCCCACTTGAACTTACCGGAAAAACTGCTGAAAAAGCCCTTGATGAGGTAGGGATTACGGCTAATAAAAATACCATTCCATTCGATCCGGAAAGCCCATTCGTTACCAGTGGCATACGGATTGGAACCGCAGCTGTCACAACCCGCGGCTTTGATGGGGAGGCCATGGATGAAATCGCGGCTGTTATCGCACTGACGTTAAAACATACAGAAGACGAAGAGAAGCTGGAGGAAGCCAAACAACGTGTATCAGCCTTATCAGCGAAATATCCGCTGTATGAGGAGTAG
- the atpA gene encoding F0F1 ATP synthase subunit alpha codes for MSINAEEISALIKQQIENYESDIEVNDVGTVITVGDGIARVHGLDNVMSGELVEFSNGVMGMAQNLEENNVGIVILGPFTEIREGSEVRRTGRIMQVPVGEELKGRVVNPLGQPIDGLGDIETGKTRPIESPAPGVMDRKSVDEPLQTGLKVIDSMIPIGRGQRELVIGDRQTGKTAIALDTIINQKDQDMICIYVAIGQKESTVRGVVETLRQNGALDYTIVVSAGASDPAPLLYLAPYAGVSMGEEFMYNGKHVLVVYDDLSKQAAAYRELSLLLRRPPGREAFPGDVFYIHSRLLERAAKLSDDKGGGSLTALPFVETQAGDISAYIPTNVISITDGQIFLETDLFNSGVRPAVNAGLSVSRVGGDAQIKAMKKVAGTLRLDLASFRELESFAQFGSDLDKATQDKLNRGARTVEMLKQGLHQPQPVEKQVSIIYALTNGYLDDIPVEDVQRFESELFDWMDKNATEILEHIRSTGQLPEKEDFNNAIEGFKKTFVVSE; via the coding sequence ATGAGCATCAATGCTGAAGAAATCAGTGCGCTGATCAAACAGCAAATCGAAAATTATGAATCTGATATAGAAGTAAATGATGTAGGTACTGTTATTACAGTTGGTGACGGTATCGCACGTGTTCATGGTCTTGATAATGTCATGTCCGGTGAGCTTGTGGAGTTCTCCAATGGTGTAATGGGTATGGCACAGAACCTTGAAGAAAACAACGTTGGTATTGTCATCCTTGGACCTTTCACAGAAATTCGTGAAGGCAGTGAAGTTCGCCGTACAGGTCGTATTATGCAGGTTCCTGTCGGGGAAGAGCTTAAAGGCCGCGTTGTAAACCCTCTTGGCCAGCCAATCGATGGTTTAGGGGATATTGAAACAGGGAAAACCCGTCCAATTGAATCACCTGCTCCTGGGGTAATGGATCGTAAATCTGTTGATGAACCATTACAGACAGGTCTGAAGGTTATTGACTCCATGATTCCAATTGGCCGTGGTCAGCGTGAGCTTGTAATCGGGGACCGTCAAACCGGTAAAACAGCGATTGCATTAGATACAATCATTAACCAGAAGGATCAGGATATGATTTGTATTTATGTAGCTATCGGACAAAAGGAATCAACCGTTCGTGGCGTAGTGGAAACCCTTCGCCAAAATGGTGCACTTGACTACACCATTGTTGTTTCCGCTGGTGCATCTGATCCGGCACCACTCTTATACCTGGCTCCATACGCGGGAGTATCCATGGGTGAAGAGTTCATGTATAACGGAAAGCACGTTTTAGTTGTCTATGACGACTTATCCAAGCAGGCAGCTGCTTATCGTGAACTTTCCCTGTTACTTCGCCGTCCACCAGGCCGTGAAGCATTCCCGGGAGATGTTTTCTATATTCACTCACGTCTGCTTGAGCGTGCAGCAAAGCTTAGTGATGACAAAGGTGGCGGATCCTTAACCGCACTTCCTTTCGTTGAAACTCAGGCGGGAGACATTTCCGCATACATTCCGACCAACGTCATCTCCATTACAGATGGACAGATTTTCTTAGAGACGGATCTATTTAACTCCGGTGTACGTCCGGCGGTTAACGCAGGTCTTTCCGTATCCCGAGTTGGTGGGGACGCTCAAATTAAAGCGATGAAGAAGGTTGCCGGTACACTCCGTCTTGACCTTGCTTCCTTCCGTGAGCTTGAATCATTCGCTCAGTTTGGTTCCGACCTGGATAAAGCAACACAGGATAAACTGAACCGTGGTGCTAGAACCGTTGAAATGCTGAAACAGGGGCTTCACCAGCCACAGCCGGTTGAAAAGCAGGTATCCATTATTTACGCATTGACCAATGGATATCTTGATGACATCCCAGTTGAAGACGTGCAGCGGTTTGAATCCGAATTGTTCGACTGGATGGATAAAAACGCAACCGAAATTCTGGAGCATATTCGTTCAACAGGTCAACTGCCGGAAAAAGAAGACTTCAACAATGCGATTGAAGGCTTCAAGAAAACGTTTGTTGTATCTGAATAA
- a CDS encoding ATP synthase subunit I produces MQQYKVMVNRQRKWMLYILALFVLGWGFSPYPKIFLSLILGSSLSFFNLWLIQRKVNQVGHAASKNVTSRAIGTFSRFASAALAVVITIRYPQYFQVIPVVLGLMTSYFVIIIDYALHLKDLNPRK; encoded by the coding sequence ATGCAGCAATACAAGGTGATGGTCAATCGACAACGGAAATGGATGCTCTATATACTGGCCCTCTTTGTACTTGGGTGGGGATTTTCACCTTATCCCAAAATTTTTTTAAGCCTGATCTTAGGCTCCTCTTTAAGCTTTTTTAACCTCTGGCTGATACAACGCAAGGTTAATCAGGTTGGACATGCTGCATCCAAAAACGTCACTTCCCGGGCAATCGGGACGTTTTCACGCTTTGCAAGTGCAGCACTCGCGGTGGTCATAACCATCCGCTACCCGCAATATTTTCAGGTCATACCCGTCGTATTGGGATTAATGACATCTTATTTTGTCATTATCATAGATTATGCACTACATCTTAAAGATTTAAACCCTAGGAAGTGA